A stretch of DNA from Oncorhynchus nerka isolate Pitt River linkage group LG22, Oner_Uvic_2.0, whole genome shotgun sequence:
GATAAATATAATTGTTTTCCTTgagtgtatttttatttaacaaaGTTGAGATTTACTTTACTTAAGTCTAAAGTATtggaataaaggtgaaatcagtCATGGTGGCGTAGCAGGAAGATCAGAGTGCCGTGAACcaaaaggttgtgagttcaaaacccaggtgaggacatgttgaataatacTTACTCTATAAATAAACATTCACAATGGAATCATGTATGTCAAATGTGTATGTTAATACCACTGACTGTGTGATGTTCCGGGGACATCTGTATGTTAAAAGcactgtttgtgtgtgcataCTAATGACTCCTTTGTGTTTTCAGGGCATCACCTGGGAAATCTCAAGTGAAAATATATTCACGTGTGAAAAATGTAACCGACGAGAAAGGTGATATGAAATATCATCACGTGAAGTGTTCCCAAAACACAGTTTCGCACGTGCAAAAAAATGTCACATGAAATCATATTGTTTTTTCTATAAGGGGAAAACCAGAAACAGCAATGGAACACCGTCACAGCGCCTAAGAACGTCTTCCTCACAATGAACGGGCCAAATGGGCCTGAGGGCAGGAGAATTAAATCAAAAATGTGCAGATGagcacagagaaagagaaaaagagagaggcagaagcgAAATATTAAGGAAAGAATGTGAGAAGGAATGTCGGATTCTTACCAGCTCGATAAACAAAGTTTGCCTCGGTTTCTGAGGACGACGGGGAGAGGAGATCGTCGTCATACTCGTTGGAGCTGAAGGATCCCGAGTGGTTCCTCTTCCTGGCATCCATGACGCTGTTGGCCACCATCACGTGTCTCAGCGAGTCGTTAAGGTACCGGTGAAGCAAGCTGCTCTTGTATTTAGGAGGCGGAGTCACGTAGTCCTCGGCCAATGAGGCGGCGTCAGCGGCTCGGAGCCCCGTCCCCATCATGGTGGCACCCTCTTTCTTGATGACGCTCTGGTACATGGGCTTGCTGAACTCGCCGCCGCTCGTCTGCATCCGCTGAGGGTTGTCCCCGTCTGCAACACCAGGGGGCGCCACCAGGGAGAATCCAGACAACGAAGAGCGAAATAAATGAAAAACACATTTAGTTCCTCTGTCTGTACGCCCTCCAGTTGGCAGGGCTTCAACCAGCTACAGTGAAGACCTCAGCCGTCAGCTTAAGACCAAGGCATTACCAAACCATGACGGATGGTAGCCCATTTCCTCTCTATCAAAAGCACATTGCTGTTATCCTTTGCAGAAATAAATAATTTCCAGGGAGCTCTTTGCAGCCGAGATTGAATTAAAATATTGGCCCCCACCTGatgaaaaaatacagaaaatataACACGGTGCTGAAAAACAGATCCCCTCTCGGGATGGGGGAAATCAAGGGAGGGCCACTGAAAATGATTCGGGCAGGTCTGAGTTAGGATTCAATCTGGGCAAAATTATAATTATAACTTATATCAGAACCACATGAACATATTTGCTTTCCTTCCCCTGCTTCCCGAGGTAGATGTTTCAGGTGTATATTCGAGGTGCACATCGTACATCTGAAAATGATGTTGAAATCCTCAGGTTCCTTTTTTTAAGCCTGAGACATCTCTTTCATGTCAGACATAAACCTGAGCTACAGGTGACCTTTAACCTCCCTCAGTCTGACCCCTTCCTGTTGAGACGTTGCCACGGCAACCCTCTGCTGACACTGAGGTGACGTGTCTAACAGCGAGATCCTGACAGTGAGACTGACTGAGTGGTTACAGGGTCACTGGGGTTATCGTCTCCTTAGTCACATCACTAACTCCCGGAGCAACAGTacgtgcatcccaaatggctttatagtgcactacttttgaccagagccctatataaaCAATTTATTACAACGCCATGCAAACTGAAAACTGCAAAATAAAGACATTCCACCCTGCCCACACTGTGTCTCTCCTCCTGAACAAACCTAATTAGGGCTTAAAGGACTGAGTGACACCACAGTACAGTGCATGGGTGTTTTTCTGTGTCACGGAAAAGAgctgtgagcgagagagagagaaagagagagagagcaataaatACACGTATGACAGAGCCTCTCATTACCAATTGCAGGCTGGGATCAGAAGAGAAGCTAGTCTTCAGCCCTGCTAGTCCCGTAGGGTGTCTTAATGACAGTGTGTCACCGCTTCTGAGCGTCAGCGTCTTTCTACCAGGACAAATgagatgggccctggtcaaaagtagtgcactgcatagggaatagggtgcaatttgagaAACAGCCACAGACAGGCCATTTATAAACGCCAGTGCATGTCCCTGCATAACGGGATCCTACTTCGGCGCTGGAGCTGTCGGATACGAGGCAGTAGTAAGGAGGACGGAAATGGTAGTGTTGGGCTGACCTCGTTTCCCGAGGTAGAGACACGATATGAGATATGTGATAAGTGGGCACTGACATTGAGGGTGATGTCTTCATGAGATAGACATACGATGTTGTAATACGACAGGTTGGCGGCGAGGAGAGTGTTAGCCTACCTTCTGAGCAGGTGTCATCGCTGCTGACACTCAGTCTCTCTGCGTTGCCCTGGACGTATTTGTTGTAGAGTTTGATGCGCAGCGCCCAGCTCAGATCTGGCTGTCTCACTGTGTTCTTCAGCCGCCGCCTGGCGTTTGCAAACCAGTTAGAcacctgagggagggagggagggagggaaagcaaGCGAGAGTGCAAAAgtaacagagagaaagtgagagatggGGTAAGAGATCAAGTAAgaaaaaaaacagagagagagagggagagaggagaaagagaggaaccgagacagacagagaaacaaagagagagagcaaagtacaaggaggagagtcagagagagcgcgtgagagagaagaacagagataaAAGGGAAGAAAAATAGAACTCGCTGTTATTGTTTGGATTCAAAACACCTCCACATCCATGACAAAACAAAGACTATCCTTTAGGAAAATGTCTGCTGtgcctccctccctccggccggCCTTACCCTGGGTAcgagagaggcggagagacagAGGCGGGTTGCAACACGGCGGACCCCGATACCCATAATACCGCAGAAGCAGAAGTCTCTGAGACATCCCAGACACGCAGGGGAAATGGATCGAGAAAAATCAGCAAGAAAACACTGCAACATTCATCTAGTCTAGTCCTCTAGTCCATATCAAAGGCTTTCAATATGCCATTCACAACCATTCAACACCCCTAAACGCTAGACAGGCCCAGCAAATGGAAGGATTCATCAAGTTATTTCCAACCCAACATACCCAGTCCTATGTGCTTATTCTGGATTCCACCAAACTCCTTCTAATAATACTTTTTTTAATGCAATAAAATGATACTCAACCCTGCCTTCTTCATTCCACAAGTTATACTGGAATAACTTTTCATGCTCAATACACTTCAAGCGACTTATGAAAGAGTTGGACCGGCAGTACGCTAGACTACTTCTTTTCTGATCTTTCCTGTGTTCCAGTATCATGTTTCTCGTTAACGAATCAAGTCCCACGCGCCTTTGTCTCTGGCCGAGGGCACGTCACACCAGGGGCCTAAGCTGAAGCATCCACATGTGGCTtggagagggctgagagagactgagagagcacTAAGAGAGCATAGAGGTCTGAGGCTAATGAGCCTGCAAGAAAATATGTCTGTCACTAAGACTGAGACTgggggaggatgggtgggtggctcgcgtcccaaatggcaccctatttcccgatatagtgcactacttttgaccagggcccattaggctctggtcagaagtaatgCAGTATGTAGGGATAAGGGGGCATTTTTGGAAGCACACACAGTCACAATGCCGGGGTTCCCACCACAGACATCAAACACAGTGTTATGCCACCACATGGTTCATCACCCTGTTCCTGCCCTGTGGCATACAGACTGGTCACAGACAGAGTGAACATAGCCTGACTTTTCACCCCGCCCGTATGGGGTGTGTGGTGAggtgggcctgtgtgtgtgtgtgtgtgtgtgtgtgtgtgtgtgtgtgtgttccatgtaACGCATTCTTCTGTGATGTGCTCACACTCCCAAAACAAACGGCTTCATTAGGACCAAAATTAAAAACAGATTAGGCAACCGACGCAGtgacagacctctctctccccatctttctctctctctcaaattaatgacattgtgttgtgtccaGATGACATAGCAGCATAGTCCCACGTCAGACAGAACATACTGTAGGGAGGAGCTCAGCTCAACGTCTGACAGTTGTAGCCTACTTTTgctgctctctctttgtctgtctgtctgtctgtctgtctgtctgtctgtctgtctgtctgtctgtctgtctgtctgtctgtctgtctgtctgtctgtctgtctgtctgtctatctatctatccctggctctctctgtctctctctggctctccatggctctctctgactctctctggctctccctggctctctctggctctctctggctctccctggctctctctggctctctctggctctccctggctctctctggctctccctggctctctcaggctctctctctctggggtttgTCACTTTATGATGAAAACCCAGTAATCTAGAGGAACACCATGCACTATGACTCACAAAACTAAAAGGCCACCTAAGTACAAGCTGCCTATTTTCAAAGACAAGTGGGCTATAACTTGAGGAGATGATGCCAAGGTCAATGTTGTCCATAATGAAAACCATAAGGTTAAATAGAGATGGTGAAGTtatacagagttaattctgtgacAAATTAAAACGTAGGTACACTAgaatgatgtaggctacattgtaATGAGGCCTTTTCACTATTATAATTATTTATCTATATAAGTATTTTAATTTCAATGCAATATCATCTCAACAACAATCAGATTATAAATGACATTGTGGTTAAACGGTTGTTCTAATAGAACTTTCCTGAAATATTTAAAAATAAGAGAAAATAAATACCTGGACCAAGGTCATTTGAGAGCTGAGGGCTAGCAGGATTTTCTCTGTCTTAGTGGGGTATGGGTTGTCCCTGTGTTTGTAGAGCCACTGCTTCAGAGGCCTAGCCATGTCCTGTAGAGCCTGGCGCTTGTGTCGCACCTTCCCACCATTCTGACGGCCCCTGcacaaccgagagagagagagtgagagaaagaaatagagagagagagagagagcgggagagaaagagagagagagagagagagagagagcaacaagtGTGTCACTCATTGCTCTAGAGAAAATAGGCCGAAAATTTGAATTGAGGCCCATGCACATACAAAAATTTAATTCTAAAACAAACCTACTGAGAACAAAATACATTCTTGATGTGGAATTTATGGGGAATAGTAGTACATACTTTTCAGATTTTGTTTTCATAACGTAGTTGTCAAGGTTGCAGACTGTAGGCCTATAAGAAATTGACATAATGAAACAATAGTGAATTTAGGAGAAAATATTAAAACATTGCTTTAATGAAAACTGTTGGTAACATGTGGAAATCATTTTTTTCTCTTTCCATTTGTACAAAGAATTTTCCCTTTGTGCAAAGCTGTTGACCAAGACTTGATCAGTGACGCACAACTTTTACACTTCTTATTATTCAAGACTAATTCGGTAATATGATTACATTTATGTCTAATTAAGGATTTCATTCATTGTGCATACGTGGACTACTTGAGGGATAATAGTTCTATAGAATATAATGTTGTGGTTTTACTGGAAGGCAATGGGACACTGACGCTATTGGTCAACACAAATGAATAACATTGAGCTTAGCTAAGCCACCTGCACTTTAACGATGCCTATAGGTTGTTAAGAAGCGACGCACCCTGTGACAACAAGATAGACGTGTATATGAGCAATATCGACATCCGTCAATGGTTGACAATGTGCTAAATGTCGTTATTTATTTATTGACTGCGTATTTATTTTGACTTCTGATGTAaagttaataaataaaaaaatgtaaacgtGGAAAGTGTGACTTTACAAGTTTGCCACTCAATgttgttttttattattattgttaataGCATTTTTGTCAttaatattattactattattaatcaTAATGAATATATGAAACATAAAAGGTTCCTCTGGTTTCTCCATTTTTGGTTCCTAGGATAACCCTCTTTTTTACAGGCCAAAATGCTATTTGACTAATCAATTAAAGACATATCATTCAACTTTATTTGAAAAACAATGATAAAGGAAGAGGCTATCATTACCAACAATTTAATTTCATATATGTGCATTTGGGTGCACTAAAAACAAGTGATGTGATCGAATTCAGGAAAGAGTGGTGGTGCACTTTGTCCCAGAAAATGGACAGAGAATATAGTTGTTTATTTACACATGACCAAATGTAATAGTATCTAACTAAAGTGGATTTTCTAAGTGTGACTAAAGTGGATGTTCCGTTTATTTTCTAACC
This window harbors:
- the LOC115105098 gene encoding LOW QUALITY PROTEIN: homeobox protein Mohawk-like (The sequence of the model RefSeq protein was modified relative to this genomic sequence to represent the inferred CDS: inserted 1 base in 1 codon) produces the protein MDNWKQDYKXTPRSRRAAVQETHRDTGAAAASIRSQVQHFREDRQTFTQQIIRRNTEPKMNTIVFNKLSNQVLFDEKAKEAERSSRNYLEVIDGQHPDLHPDLLSSNHQVIKDNNGIRHRRPTVCNLDNYVMKTKSEKGRQNGGKVRHKRQALQDMARPLKQWLYKHRDNPYPTKTEKILLALSSQMTLVQVSNWFANARRRLKNTVRQPDLSWALRIKLYNKYVQGNAERLSVSSDDTCSEDGDNPQRMQTSGGEFSKPMYQSVIKKEGATMMGTGLRAADAASLAEDYVTPPPKYKSSLLHRYLNDSLRHVMVANSVMDARKRNHSGSFSSNEYDDDLLSPSSSETEANFVYRAETMDHGSSKCDNGGVQKEKVRGKDETYWKEINAAMALTNLAQGKDSGGSGTTSCIIQKSSHISEVKTVKVPLVQKY